From a region of the Arthrobacter sp. OAP107 genome:
- the umuD gene encoding translesion error-prone DNA polymerase V autoproteolytic subunit, translating into MGVIVGPRVLDAGVSLLSVLVSPVPVAAGYPSPAQDYFDGRIDLNEHLIKDITSTYVVRVTGDSMEGAGISDGDELIVNRALEPTDGSVVVAVLDGELTIKRLRITATGVVLQAENPKYPDIRVPALSELSVWGVATRCLHHV; encoded by the coding sequence GTGGGCGTCATTGTTGGTCCCCGTGTGCTAGATGCGGGCGTGTCGTTGTTGTCGGTGCTGGTCTCCCCGGTGCCGGTCGCGGCGGGGTACCCGTCGCCGGCGCAGGACTACTTCGACGGCCGGATCGACCTGAACGAGCACCTGATCAAGGACATCACCAGCACCTACGTGGTGCGGGTGACCGGAGACTCGATGGAAGGCGCCGGCATCAGCGACGGGGACGAGCTCATCGTGAATCGGGCCCTGGAACCCACCGACGGGTCGGTCGTGGTCGCGGTCCTGGACGGGGAGCTGACCATCAAGCGGCTGCGCATCACCGCCACCGGCGTGGTGCTGCAGGCGGAGAACCCCAAGTACCCGGACATCCGCGTCCCCGCCCTGTCCGAGCTGAGCGTGTGGGGCGTCGCAACAAGGTGCCTGCACCATGTCTGA
- a CDS encoding helicase associated domain-containing protein: MTTRRRTAAPNAEWVLMYRGGLTRSRIAALTRAPAATIGYHLSVALRTDPGLQAEHEKAAGPPPVQVSGQGLARMHQLVALVQETSRYPSRTAADADERTLASWLERRRRDAAAGTLAPAYRDGLAALPDWQRPPRSVADETRWQDRLAALLRYRAAGHDWPRHKAVLSGEEHDLGVWLHAQRQKARRGELEPAKAGALDEMLPGWRSGRQRGRKPRTGTV; encoded by the coding sequence GTGACGACCAGGCGGCGTACTGCGGCTCCAAACGCGGAGTGGGTGCTGATGTACCGGGGCGGGCTGACCCGCTCCCGGATCGCCGCGCTCACCCGGGCCCCGGCCGCGACGATCGGTTACCACCTGTCCGTGGCACTTCGAACGGACCCGGGGCTGCAGGCTGAGCACGAGAAAGCCGCCGGCCCACCGCCAGTGCAGGTGAGCGGGCAGGGGCTGGCGCGCATGCACCAGCTCGTGGCCCTGGTCCAGGAAACCAGCCGGTATCCCTCGCGCACCGCCGCCGACGCGGACGAGCGGACGTTGGCGTCCTGGTTGGAGCGGCGCCGCCGCGACGCCGCAGCCGGGACACTCGCACCCGCCTACCGTGACGGGCTCGCCGCCCTCCCGGACTGGCAACGGCCGCCGCGGTCCGTGGCCGATGAGACCAGGTGGCAGGACCGGCTCGCCGCCCTGCTGCGGTACCGGGCGGCCGGGCACGACTGGCCCCGGCACAAGGCCGTTCTGAGTGGGGAAGAACACGACCTCGGCGTCTGGCTACACGCCCAGCGCCAAAAGGCACGCCGCGGCGAACTCGAACCCGCCAAGGCAGGCGCGCTGGATGAGATGCTGCCGGGCTGGCGCTCCGGCCGGCAACGCGGCCGCAAACCCCGCACCGGCACCGTGTAA
- a CDS encoding recombinase family protein, translated as MRLLGYTRVSTSSQDAQLQLDALVAAGVQKRDVFADVTSGSKTAIERPGMKRLLEYAEEGDIIVVWRVDRLGRSLIDVLNTVALLRGRGVQVRSISDGIDPATSTGRLMLNMLATLAEYERELIVERVNAGIAAARQNGTRFGRPLSDPAVIADKLAIAQDARAKGRTAEDAARLVGWSRATLYRHQQAHAAGESTMT; from the coding sequence GTGAGGCTACTGGGTTACACCCGCGTCAGTACTTCCAGCCAGGACGCCCAGCTGCAGCTGGATGCACTGGTTGCCGCCGGTGTGCAAAAGCGTGACGTCTTCGCCGACGTCACCTCCGGCAGCAAGACGGCGATCGAACGGCCCGGCATGAAAAGACTCCTCGAGTACGCCGAGGAAGGCGACATCATTGTCGTGTGGCGGGTCGACCGGCTGGGCCGGTCGCTGATCGACGTGCTGAACACGGTGGCCCTGCTGCGCGGCCGCGGTGTCCAGGTCCGGTCTATCTCCGATGGCATCGACCCGGCAACCTCCACCGGCCGGTTGATGTTGAACATGCTCGCAACTCTTGCGGAGTATGAACGCGAGCTCATCGTCGAGCGCGTCAATGCCGGCATCGCGGCAGCACGCCAGAACGGCACACGCTTCGGCCGCCCGCTGTCTGACCCGGCCGTCATCGCGGACAAACTCGCAATCGCCCAAGACGCCCGCGCCAAGGGCCGTACCGCCGAGGACGCTGCTCGTCTCGTTGGCTGGAGCCGCGCAACGCTCTACCGCCACCAGCAAGCCCATGCTGCAGGCGAAAGCACCATGACTTAG
- a CDS encoding IS110 family transposase: protein MTIVAQTRPFVIGVDCHARTHTYAVIEASTKRQVASEQFPTTPAGISRALAWVGRRTDGDMTCLWAIEGVGTYGARLARAVSHAGYEVAEAPRMNARGRRGIGKSDPLDAAAIGTAVLGLEESQLRAPRRDEGTRAGLRILSAARDQLTRDRTLNANALLALLRAHDLGIDARKPLIPSQIATITRWRERQEQIELSIAREEAVRLARRVLEVTTQLAANQKRMTELIQQSPAAPLLEMVGAGAVTVATVLTAWSHPGRVRSEAAFASLAGVSPLPASSGNTVRHRLNRGGDRRLNRALHTITMTRMVHDPGTRDYVAKRTQEGRSYREIRRSLKRYIARTLYRQLNTLYATAEPALVPISNP, encoded by the coding sequence TTGACTATCGTTGCTCAGACCCGCCCGTTCGTCATCGGCGTGGACTGTCACGCCCGCACCCACACTTACGCAGTCATTGAGGCCAGCACCAAGCGACAAGTCGCGAGCGAGCAGTTCCCGACCACGCCGGCAGGGATTTCCCGCGCACTTGCCTGGGTAGGCCGGAGGACGGATGGCGATATGACGTGTCTATGGGCAATTGAGGGTGTCGGCACTTATGGTGCACGCCTGGCCAGGGCAGTAAGCCATGCTGGCTACGAGGTCGCCGAAGCTCCACGGATGAACGCCCGGGGTCGCCGGGGGATCGGCAAATCCGATCCGCTGGACGCGGCTGCCATTGGAACCGCTGTCCTTGGCCTGGAGGAGTCTCAGCTCCGAGCCCCGCGCCGGGATGAAGGAACCCGTGCCGGGCTCAGGATCCTGAGCGCCGCCCGGGACCAGTTGACCCGGGACCGAACATTGAATGCCAACGCACTACTTGCCTTGCTCCGGGCACATGATCTGGGAATCGACGCTCGTAAACCGCTGATTCCCTCCCAGATCGCCACGATCACCAGGTGGCGGGAACGACAGGAACAGATCGAACTATCAATCGCGCGCGAAGAAGCCGTCAGGTTGGCCCGCCGCGTCCTCGAAGTCACCACCCAACTGGCTGCGAACCAGAAGCGCATGACAGAGCTGATCCAGCAAAGCCCCGCTGCACCGCTGTTGGAAATGGTGGGCGCAGGGGCTGTCACAGTCGCCACTGTCCTGACAGCATGGTCGCATCCAGGAAGGGTTCGCAGCGAAGCTGCCTTCGCCTCACTGGCAGGGGTGAGTCCCTTGCCTGCCTCAAGCGGTAATACCGTCCGGCACAGGCTCAACCGGGGCGGTGACAGGCGCCTCAACCGAGCCTTGCACACCATCACCATGACCCGGATGGTCCACGACCCCGGAACACGGGACTACGTCGCCAAACGCACCCAAGAAGGTCGTAGCTACCGGGAAATCCGCAGATCCCTCAAGCGTTACATCGCCCGAACCCTCTACCGCCAACTTAATACCCTCTATGCCACGGCGGAACCGGCCTTAGTGCCCATCTCAAATCCCTAG
- the dctA gene encoding C4-dicarboxylate transporter DctA — protein MDHITTAGNAKPANKPRWYKQLYFWVLTAIVIGILVGWLAPSTGIAMEPIGTTFVNAMKMLIGPIVFLTIVGGIASVADLKKVGMTGLKALTYFQVGTICALAFGLVAINVFRLGEGVNADPGSIKTSDSAAKLIDAGQHQEWWEFITHIIPTSIVQPFVAGDILQIIFIAVVFGIALNAMGKVGAPVLDGVQRLTGVMFKILSFIMKAAPLGAFGAMAFAVGKYGVSSLTSMGGLIALFYATSILFVVVVLGSVMAFLKLNIFSMIRHLKEEYMLILGTSTAEPALPGLMRKLEHAGVKKETVGLVVPTGYSFNLDGAAIYLSLAALYIAQATNTHLTIGQQLGLLAVMLLTSKGAAGVAGGGFIALTATLATIGTIPAAGIMLIFGIDKFMSECRALVNFTGNAVATLFIAWWDRTLDADRVRRVFAGETVEPMPNEDPAHVGDVTDIDDDLVEYGHHSPRQQESAGAAPKHAVDVVAPSADPRPAYSEKV, from the coding sequence ATGGACCACATCACCACCGCCGGTAACGCTAAACCGGCCAACAAACCCCGCTGGTACAAGCAGTTGTACTTCTGGGTATTGACCGCGATCGTCATCGGCATCCTGGTCGGCTGGCTCGCCCCGTCCACCGGTATCGCCATGGAACCCATCGGCACTACCTTCGTGAACGCGATGAAGATGCTCATCGGCCCCATCGTCTTCCTCACGATCGTGGGTGGCATCGCCAGTGTCGCTGACCTGAAGAAGGTCGGCATGACCGGGCTGAAGGCGCTGACCTACTTCCAGGTCGGCACCATCTGCGCCCTGGCCTTCGGGCTGGTGGCCATTAACGTATTCCGCCTTGGCGAAGGCGTGAACGCCGACCCGGGCAGCATTAAAACCTCTGACTCGGCCGCGAAGCTGATCGACGCCGGCCAGCACCAGGAATGGTGGGAATTCATCACCCACATCATCCCCACCAGCATCGTGCAGCCTTTCGTGGCGGGTGACATCCTGCAGATCATCTTCATCGCCGTGGTCTTTGGCATCGCCCTGAATGCCATGGGTAAGGTGGGCGCCCCGGTCCTGGACGGTGTGCAGCGCCTCACCGGGGTCATGTTCAAGATCCTGAGCTTCATCATGAAAGCGGCACCGCTTGGCGCTTTCGGCGCCATGGCATTCGCTGTCGGCAAGTACGGCGTCTCGTCCCTGACCAGCATGGGTGGCCTGATCGCACTGTTCTACGCCACGTCGATCCTGTTCGTGGTGGTGGTCCTGGGCTCGGTCATGGCGTTCCTTAAGCTGAACATCTTCAGCATGATCCGGCACCTCAAAGAGGAATACATGCTCATCCTGGGCACCTCCACGGCCGAACCCGCCCTGCCCGGCCTGATGCGCAAGCTCGAGCATGCCGGCGTCAAGAAGGAAACGGTCGGCCTGGTGGTTCCCACCGGCTACAGCTTCAACTTGGACGGTGCGGCCATCTACTTGTCCCTGGCCGCCCTTTACATCGCCCAGGCCACCAATACCCACCTGACTATCGGCCAGCAACTGGGCCTGCTCGCCGTCATGCTCTTGACCTCCAAGGGCGCAGCAGGCGTCGCCGGCGGCGGCTTCATCGCCCTGACGGCCACCCTGGCCACCATCGGCACGATCCCGGCCGCCGGCATCATGCTCATCTTCGGCATCGACAAGTTCATGTCCGAATGCCGCGCCCTGGTGAACTTCACCGGCAACGCGGTGGCCACCCTGTTCATCGCCTGGTGGGACCGTACCCTGGACGCTGACCGCGTCCGCCGCGTCTTTGCCGGCGAAACCGTCGAACCGATGCCGAACGAAGACCCCGCGCATGTCGGTGACGTTACAGACATCGATGATGACCTCGTCGAATACGGCCACCACTCTCCCAGGCAGCAGGAATCCGCGGGTGCGGCCCCTAAACACGCTGTCGACGTTGTAGCACCATCTGCTGACCCCCGTCCCGCCTACTCGGAAAAAGTCTGA
- a CDS encoding LysR family transcriptional regulator, with translation MDTRKLKYFLAVVDHDGFNRAAEHLLIAQPSLSQTIASLERDLGVPLFHRIGRRAVLSEAGQELVGPARLVMRDLDAAQSAVQALRGIRSGRLDIITMPSPGIEPLTSMIAGFTRSHPSVRLNVVAAFTPEEVIESVRSGSTEVGLAGSPNPIRVPGVQVLELERQPLILIVNPQADTFRPGTAIQREDLAGHRLIASQRGSLMRWLVDDALAGGVDLEIVVEVAHRTSILPLVLAGVGHAVMPSSWAPLAHKSGLRTLLIEPVSHLDVAILSRKQDLTPAAKAFLKIAELHVTRPEDPAHQHS, from the coding sequence GTGGATACCCGGAAACTAAAGTACTTTCTGGCCGTTGTGGATCACGATGGCTTTAATCGGGCCGCGGAACATCTGCTGATTGCGCAACCGTCTCTTTCGCAGACGATTGCAAGTTTGGAGAGGGATTTGGGGGTTCCGCTGTTCCATAGAATCGGTCGGCGGGCTGTTCTCAGCGAAGCGGGGCAGGAACTTGTGGGTCCGGCCAGGTTAGTGATGCGGGATTTGGACGCGGCTCAGTCCGCGGTTCAAGCACTTCGAGGTATCCGGAGCGGCCGGCTGGACATCATTACGATGCCGTCCCCTGGGATTGAACCCTTGACCTCCATGATCGCCGGATTCACGCGTTCGCACCCGTCGGTTCGACTGAACGTGGTAGCCGCGTTTACCCCGGAGGAAGTCATCGAATCGGTCCGCAGCGGCAGCACCGAGGTAGGGCTCGCTGGATCACCAAACCCCATCCGGGTCCCCGGAGTGCAGGTGCTGGAGCTGGAGCGCCAGCCGCTGATCCTGATTGTGAATCCGCAGGCCGATACTTTTCGGCCTGGAACTGCTATCCAGCGGGAAGATCTGGCAGGCCACCGATTGATCGCGAGTCAGCGCGGGTCTTTGATGCGCTGGCTTGTCGATGATGCTCTGGCCGGCGGTGTCGATCTGGAGATCGTCGTTGAGGTGGCGCACCGGACCTCTATCCTGCCGTTGGTATTGGCCGGCGTCGGGCACGCCGTCATGCCATCATCCTGGGCCCCGCTGGCGCACAAGTCCGGGCTTCGCACCCTTCTCATCGAGCCGGTGTCCCACCTCGACGTGGCGATCCTGAGCCGAAAACAGGACCTCACCCCAGCCGCAAAGGCTTTCCTGAAAATTGCCGAGCTGCATGTAACAAGGCCAGAAGATCCGGCTCATCAGCATTCATAG
- a CDS encoding glycerate kinase, translating to MTSTTALKTVRTLIAPDKFKGSLTANEVAQALAAGLRSAADEAGTTGAVQCELLPLADGGDGSVEAAVAAGFTRRSYTVAGPTGDPVQTSIAFDGTTAVVEVANTCGLALLPGGTLEALKSSSRGFGDAVLFALSLRPARIVLALGGSASTDGGMGMLSALGFTFYDGQGHQLDGSGTALGQIESIHRTPLPELVDTELIVASDVHNPLRGPNGAPAVFGPQKGATPEQVAFLDESLGHFVIKMAEAGFADAEALAAHEGAGSAGGLGYACLLLGAKQVSGADYFLDLLDFNGRKDHCDVVITGEGSIDEQTLAGKLPAAVARRSGNRPIIAVAGRSLLPKERWSEMDLTRVFTLAEYTDRDSSKDPQLSAALLQKIGKDIGTSLLQLSFT from the coding sequence ATGACCAGCACTACCGCCCTGAAAACCGTGCGGACCCTCATCGCCCCCGACAAGTTCAAAGGCAGTCTCACCGCCAATGAGGTCGCACAGGCCCTGGCAGCGGGGCTTCGCTCCGCGGCTGATGAAGCCGGCACAACGGGAGCGGTCCAGTGCGAACTGCTACCCCTGGCCGACGGCGGCGACGGCAGCGTCGAAGCCGCCGTCGCCGCGGGCTTCACCCGCCGCAGCTACACCGTCGCTGGTCCGACCGGCGACCCCGTTCAGACCAGCATCGCCTTCGACGGCACCACCGCCGTTGTCGAAGTCGCCAACACCTGCGGTCTCGCTTTGTTGCCGGGCGGCACGTTGGAGGCCTTGAAATCCTCCAGCCGTGGGTTCGGAGACGCGGTTCTGTTCGCGCTCAGCCTCCGCCCTGCCAGAATTGTCCTGGCTTTGGGCGGCAGCGCCAGCACCGACGGCGGCATGGGCATGCTGTCCGCCCTCGGCTTCACCTTCTACGACGGGCAAGGTCACCAGCTCGATGGAAGCGGAACAGCGCTGGGACAAATAGAATCCATCCACCGAACCCCGTTGCCCGAACTTGTCGATACAGAACTGATCGTCGCCAGCGATGTCCACAACCCCCTCCGCGGCCCCAACGGGGCACCCGCAGTCTTCGGGCCCCAAAAAGGCGCCACACCAGAGCAAGTGGCGTTCCTGGATGAAAGCCTGGGCCACTTCGTGATCAAAATGGCAGAAGCAGGATTCGCCGACGCAGAGGCGCTGGCAGCACACGAAGGCGCAGGGAGCGCCGGAGGGCTTGGCTACGCCTGCCTGCTGCTGGGGGCGAAACAGGTCTCGGGGGCTGACTACTTCCTTGATCTGCTGGACTTCAACGGGCGCAAGGACCACTGCGATGTAGTGATCACCGGGGAAGGCAGCATCGACGAACAAACCCTCGCCGGGAAACTCCCTGCTGCGGTGGCCCGGCGCTCAGGCAACCGCCCCATCATCGCCGTTGCCGGACGCTCCCTGCTTCCCAAGGAGCGGTGGTCAGAAATGGATCTGACCCGTGTATTCACCTTGGCCGAGTACACCGACCGGGACTCATCCAAAGACCCCCAACTTTCCGCTGCGCTGCTGCAAAAAATCGGCAAAGACATCGGAACAAGCCTCCTGCAGCTCAGCTTCACTTAG
- the pyk gene encoding pyruvate kinase — MRRAKIVATFGPAIASYENTLAVLEAGVDVARMNMSHGHYTVHDNTYENVRKAAEELGKAVAIMADLQGPKIRLGRFVDGPHALAVGDIFTITTEDVPGTKDICSTTLKSLTEDVKVGDALLIDDGKVALRAIEVDDVKVVAEVTVGGMVSNNKGINLPGVAVNVPALSEKDEDDLRWAMRRGVDLVALSFVRDASDITRVHEIMDEEGRRVPVIAKIEKPQAVEQLPEIIDAFDAIMVARGDLGVELPLEEVPIVQKRAIELARRWAKPVIVATQVLESMIDNPRPTRAEASDCANAVLDGADAVMLSGETSVGKYPIETVKVMARIIESTEVHGLERVPPLGTKPKTRGGAITRAAVEIADQLDAKYICTFTQSGDSARRLSRLRPIKPVFAFTPVEHVWNQLALTWGIQPVLVQMVDHTDAMTAQVDRSLMEMGLVQDGDLVVIAAGSPPGKAGSTNSLKVHKVGDLADSTPGGVSGSNREKLGPWSETTNPRLN; from the coding sequence ATGAGACGCGCAAAAATTGTGGCTACGTTTGGCCCGGCAATTGCCAGCTACGAAAACACCCTGGCGGTGCTGGAAGCCGGCGTTGACGTCGCCCGCATGAACATGAGCCACGGCCACTACACCGTGCACGATAACACCTACGAAAACGTCCGCAAAGCAGCAGAAGAGTTGGGCAAGGCCGTGGCGATCATGGCCGACCTGCAGGGTCCCAAGATCCGCCTGGGCCGCTTCGTCGATGGCCCGCACGCGCTGGCCGTGGGTGACATCTTCACCATCACCACCGAGGATGTTCCCGGCACCAAGGACATTTGCTCCACCACGCTGAAGAGCCTCACCGAGGACGTCAAGGTGGGCGACGCCCTGCTGATCGACGACGGCAAGGTGGCACTGCGCGCCATCGAGGTCGACGACGTCAAGGTGGTCGCCGAGGTGACCGTCGGCGGAATGGTGTCCAACAACAAGGGCATCAACCTTCCGGGCGTGGCCGTCAACGTTCCCGCGCTGAGCGAAAAAGACGAGGACGACCTCCGCTGGGCCATGCGCCGCGGCGTTGACCTGGTGGCCCTCTCCTTCGTCCGCGACGCCTCCGACATCACCCGCGTGCACGAGATCATGGACGAGGAAGGCCGCCGCGTGCCGGTCATCGCCAAGATCGAAAAGCCGCAGGCCGTTGAACAGCTGCCCGAAATCATCGACGCGTTCGACGCCATCATGGTGGCCCGTGGCGACCTCGGTGTGGAGCTGCCACTGGAGGAAGTGCCGATCGTCCAGAAGCGCGCCATTGAACTGGCCCGCCGCTGGGCCAAGCCGGTCATCGTGGCCACCCAGGTCCTCGAATCCATGATCGACAACCCGCGCCCCACCCGTGCAGAGGCATCCGACTGCGCCAACGCCGTCCTGGACGGTGCTGACGCGGTCATGCTCTCCGGCGAGACCAGCGTGGGCAAGTACCCGATCGAAACTGTGAAGGTCATGGCCCGGATCATCGAGTCCACCGAGGTCCATGGCCTGGAGCGCGTCCCCCCGCTGGGAACCAAGCCAAAGACCCGCGGCGGCGCCATCACCCGTGCCGCCGTCGAAATCGCCGACCAGCTGGACGCCAAGTACATTTGTACCTTCACCCAGTCCGGTGACTCAGCCCGGCGCCTGTCCCGCCTGCGTCCCATCAAGCCGGTCTTCGCCTTCACCCCGGTGGAGCACGTGTGGAACCAGCTTGCACTGACGTGGGGCATCCAGCCGGTGCTGGTCCAGATGGTGGACCACACCGATGCCATGACCGCACAGGTTGACCGCAGCCTCATGGAGATGGGCCTGGTGCAGGACGGTGACCTGGTAGTCATCGCCGCCGGTTCGCCTCCCGGAAAGGCCGGCTCCACCAACTCGCTGAAGGTGCACAAGGTTGGCGACCTCGCCGACTCCACCCCCGGAGGAGTGAGTGGCAGCAACCGCGAAAAGCTCGGCCCCTGGTCGGAGACCACAAATCCTCGTTTGAACTGA
- a CDS encoding tartrate dehydrogenase has product MSTTQKFNIASIPADGVGKEVVAAGRRVLDALAENSSGKFAFDWTEFPWGSEYYAQTGQMMDPKGLDALKDFDAIYFGAVGWENVPDHISLWGLRLNITQNFDQWANIRPVKFLPGVQSPLRKADNTELDWVVVRENSEGEYAGLGGRNLSGRGPGNEVALQTALFTEKGCERIMRFAFDLARTRTVKKVSSVTKSNAQQYGMVLWDEVFNRVAKDYPDVQTESVLVDAMSAKFILKPEDLSVVVASNLNADILSDLGSALAGSLGLAASANLNPERRFPSMFEPVHGSAPDIAGKGISNPIGAIASAALMLDHFGLHEEARRVEAAIEAATGAGHLTRDVGGDANTEDVTEAIIKALTLAPAAV; this is encoded by the coding sequence ATGAGCACCACCCAGAAGTTCAACATTGCTTCGATCCCCGCAGACGGCGTGGGCAAGGAAGTTGTTGCAGCAGGCCGCCGCGTCCTGGACGCCCTGGCCGAAAACTCCAGCGGCAAGTTCGCCTTCGACTGGACCGAGTTCCCTTGGGGTTCTGAGTACTACGCACAGACCGGGCAGATGATGGACCCCAAGGGCCTGGATGCCCTCAAGGACTTCGACGCCATCTACTTCGGAGCCGTCGGCTGGGAAAACGTCCCGGACCACATCAGCCTCTGGGGCCTGCGCCTGAACATCACCCAGAACTTTGACCAGTGGGCCAACATCCGCCCCGTGAAGTTCCTCCCCGGTGTCCAGTCCCCGCTGCGCAAGGCCGATAACACCGAGCTCGACTGGGTGGTGGTCCGCGAAAACAGCGAAGGTGAATACGCAGGCCTGGGTGGCCGCAACCTCAGCGGCCGCGGCCCCGGCAACGAGGTGGCCCTGCAGACCGCCCTGTTCACCGAAAAGGGCTGCGAACGCATCATGCGCTTCGCCTTCGACCTGGCCCGGACTCGCACGGTCAAGAAGGTGTCCTCGGTGACCAAGTCCAACGCCCAGCAGTACGGCATGGTCCTCTGGGATGAAGTCTTCAACCGCGTGGCTAAGGACTACCCGGACGTCCAGACCGAAAGCGTCCTGGTGGATGCAATGAGCGCCAAGTTCATCCTCAAGCCCGAGGACCTCTCCGTGGTGGTGGCGTCTAACCTGAACGCGGACATCCTCTCCGACCTCGGCTCCGCCCTGGCCGGAAGCCTGGGTCTGGCCGCCAGCGCCAACCTGAACCCGGAGCGCCGCTTCCCGTCCATGTTCGAGCCGGTCCATGGCTCTGCCCCGGACATCGCCGGCAAGGGCATCAGCAACCCGATCGGCGCCATCGCCTCCGCTGCCCTGATGCTGGACCACTTCGGCCTGCACGAGGAAGCCCGCCGGGTCGAAGCCGCCATCGAAGCAGCCACCGGCGCCGGCCACCTGACCCGCGACGTCGGAGGCGACGCCAACACCGAGGACGTCACCGAAGCCATCATCAAGGCCCTGACGCTCGCCCCGGCAGCAGTCTAA
- the dprA gene encoding DNA-processing protein DprA, translated as MNDRIARAALTRLFEPGDRVGLALVGRLGAYAALRLATGAQPAHTLPDISAEELSGALKRCAPRVPDLDPEKDLATIERLGGGFLIPGDEHWPEGLDDLPDAPYGLWYRGNIDNGIPAPSKCVALTGSRDSTSYGASVTGDMAYGLAQRGICIVSGLAYGIDANAHRAALAGGQGDGPATLAVLAGGLDRDYPSGNADLAAAIRGNGLTLSELPPGSAPTRYRFLQRNRIIAALAGVTCLVEARWRSGALNTAHHAETIARHVAAVPGSVHSANSAGCHRLLREGAAVLVADAAELAELLAG; from the coding sequence ATGAACGATCGCATCGCACGCGCCGCCCTGACCCGCCTCTTCGAACCCGGCGACCGTGTCGGTCTTGCCCTCGTGGGCAGGCTCGGCGCGTACGCCGCACTGCGGCTTGCCACCGGCGCCCAACCCGCCCACACCCTCCCGGACATCTCGGCCGAAGAACTGTCAGGTGCGTTGAAGCGCTGTGCGCCCCGCGTGCCTGACCTGGACCCGGAGAAGGACCTGGCCACCATCGAACGGCTGGGCGGAGGGTTCCTTATCCCGGGGGATGAACACTGGCCGGAAGGCCTGGACGACCTGCCCGACGCCCCATACGGGCTCTGGTACAGGGGCAACATCGACAACGGCATCCCAGCACCTTCGAAGTGTGTGGCCCTGACCGGGTCCCGGGACTCCACCAGCTACGGCGCCTCCGTGACAGGGGACATGGCATACGGGTTGGCGCAGCGTGGAATCTGCATCGTCTCGGGCCTTGCCTACGGCATCGATGCGAACGCGCACCGGGCCGCTTTGGCCGGAGGTCAGGGAGACGGACCTGCGACGCTTGCGGTGCTGGCCGGAGGCCTTGACCGGGACTACCCGTCCGGCAACGCTGACCTCGCGGCCGCGATCCGCGGCAACGGCCTGACGCTCTCAGAACTGCCGCCCGGTTCCGCCCCCACCCGGTACAGGTTCCTGCAGCGGAACCGCATCATTGCCGCCCTCGCCGGGGTGACCTGTCTCGTGGAAGCCCGCTGGCGCTCAGGGGCGCTGAACACGGCCCATCACGCGGAGACTATCGCCCGGCATGTCGCGGCAGTCCCCGGGAGCGTGCACAGCGCCAACTCGGCAGGATGCCACCGGCTCCTGAGAGAAGGGGCGGCGGTGCTGGTGGCCGATGCGGCCGAACTGGCCGAACTCCTCGCAGGCTAG